One Polaribacter sp. SA4-12 genomic window carries:
- a CDS encoding outer membrane beta-barrel protein — MDQNNLDKLFQEQLKNLEVTPSDKVWNNIESKLKKKKRRGFPIWWFTSGIAAMLVLGMLIFPFSNDENNFIENDSVIITTESTKKENKLETIYKTKIDSVINHKKSEDKILVADEKMNLNQSKSKKKTYNKKELVSEKSAVKKIFIADNSFNETIDSSEDNEKVISKTEKVFPDEEEKIIKDEISNVQKKSIVKKLDINNFVKKNDSVFSTKILKNKWSIAPVFAVLNSNSFSNSSPLEKSLSNSTEGKSSFSYGFQIGYKINKKWSIQSGIHLQEMSYANNQVTATPSISKSESSVTSISGGSFSFDEAFTQSSDFASNSLLKTNSLNGQLNQTYGYIEIPIEVKYNFLSANKFNTQIVAGFSSLFLNKNEVNLKSQFLSKLGKATNLNTINFSGNLGFDFNYSLNSKWSLNLNPMFKAQLNTFSEKSNGFAPFNLGIYSGIKYTF, encoded by the coding sequence ATGGATCAAAATAATTTAGACAAATTGTTTCAAGAACAGCTTAAGAATTTGGAGGTAACTCCGAGTGATAAAGTATGGAACAATATTGAGTCTAAACTTAAAAAGAAAAAGAGAAGGGGATTTCCTATTTGGTGGTTTACAAGCGGAATTGCAGCAATGTTGGTTTTAGGAATGTTGATATTTCCTTTCTCTAACGATGAAAATAATTTTATCGAAAATGATTCTGTAATTATAACTACAGAGAGTACTAAGAAAGAAAACAAATTAGAAACTATTTATAAAACTAAAATTGATTCAGTAATTAACCATAAAAAAAGTGAAGATAAAATTCTTGTTGCTGATGAAAAAATGAATTTAAATCAGTCTAAAAGCAAGAAGAAGACTTACAATAAAAAGGAATTAGTTAGCGAAAAAAGCGCTGTGAAAAAGATTTTCATAGCTGATAATTCCTTCAATGAAACTATTGATTCTTCAGAAGATAATGAAAAAGTTATTTCTAAGACTGAAAAAGTATTTCCTGATGAAGAAGAGAAAATTATAAAGGATGAAATTAGTAATGTTCAGAAAAAATCAATTGTAAAAAAATTAGATATAAATAATTTTGTAAAGAAGAATGATAGTGTTTTTTCAACTAAAATATTAAAAAATAAATGGTCTATTGCTCCCGTTTTTGCAGTTTTAAATTCTAATTCATTTTCAAATTCATCTCCTCTAGAAAAAAGTTTATCAAACTCAACAGAAGGGAAAAGTTCATTTTCTTACGGTTTTCAAATAGGATATAAAATAAATAAAAAATGGAGCATTCAATCAGGTATTCATTTACAAGAAATGAGTTATGCTAATAATCAAGTAACAGCTACTCCTTCAATATCTAAAAGTGAATCATCTGTAACATCTATAAGTGGAGGTTCTTTTTCTTTTGATGAGGCTTTTACTCAAAGTTCAGATTTTGCGAGTAATTCATTGTTAAAGACTAATAGTTTAAACGGACAATTAAATCAGACTTACGGTTATATAGAAATTCCTATAGAAGTAAAATATAACTTTTTAAGCGCTAATAAGTTTAACACACAAATAGTAGCTGGGTTTAGCTCTTTGTTTTTAAACAAAAATGAAGTGAATTTAAAAAGCCAATTTTTATCTAAACTTGGGAAAGCAACAAATTTAAATACCATTAATTTTAGTGGAAACTTAGGTTTTGATTTTAATTATTCTTTAAACAGTAAATGGTCTTTAAACTTAAACCCAATGTTTAAAGCACAATTAAATACGTTTAGTGAAAAATCGAATGGTTTTGCTCCTTTTAATTTGGGAATATATTCTGGAATTAAATACACCTTTTAA
- a CDS encoding isoaspartyl peptidase/L-asparaginase family protein, whose amino-acid sequence MKKILFITLLFISFGCKNETDSSSEEKKIDLKKNEFAIIIHGGAGTILKKNMSAEKEAAYKSKLEEAIKVGHAILKNGGTSQEAVMKTIQVMEESPLFNAGKGAVFTHEETNELDASFMDGKTLNAGAVAGVTNVKSPIELAIKIMTDSDHVMLSGKGASIFAKEKGLEIVNPSYFYTEKRFKSLQRIKNRAKTALDHDDKKAAFYDEDIKNAKFGTVGCVALDKEGNIAAGTSTGGMTNKRWGRIGDSPIIGSGTYANNLTCGVSSTGWGEYFIRAQVAYDISAQMEYQNKSLKEATKDVIQHKLTELGGTGGIVALDKNGNMSFEFNTAGMYRASMNDKGELILKIYKE is encoded by the coding sequence ATGAAAAAAATACTTTTTATTACATTATTATTTATTTCTTTTGGATGTAAAAATGAAACAGACTCATCATCCGAAGAAAAAAAAATAGACCTGAAGAAAAATGAATTTGCTATTATAATTCATGGAGGAGCAGGAACTATTTTAAAGAAAAATATGTCTGCAGAAAAAGAGGCTGCTTATAAATCTAAATTAGAAGAAGCTATTAAAGTTGGTCATGCAATTTTAAAAAATGGAGGAACTAGCCAAGAAGCAGTAATGAAAACGATTCAAGTTATGGAAGAATCGCCGTTATTTAATGCTGGAAAAGGTGCCGTTTTTACCCATGAAGAAACCAATGAGTTAGACGCGTCTTTTATGGATGGAAAAACATTAAACGCAGGTGCAGTTGCAGGAGTTACAAACGTAAAAAGCCCTATAGAATTGGCCATAAAAATAATGACAGATTCTGATCATGTAATGCTTTCTGGAAAAGGAGCATCAATTTTTGCCAAAGAAAAAGGTTTAGAAATTGTAAATCCAAGTTACTTTTATACTGAAAAACGTTTTAAATCGCTTCAAAGAATAAAAAATAGAGCAAAAACAGCATTAGATCATGATGATAAAAAAGCTGCTTTTTATGATGAAGATATTAAAAACGCAAAATTTGGAACTGTAGGTTGTGTGGCTTTAGATAAAGAAGGAAATATTGCTGCTGGTACTTCTACAGGAGGAATGACCAATAAACGTTGGGGAAGAATTGGCGACTCTCCTATTATTGGTTCAGGAACGTATGCAAACAATTTAACTTGCGGAGTTTCATCTACCGGTTGGGGAGAATATTTTATAAGAGCTCAAGTAGCTTATGATATTTCTGCACAAATGGAATATCAAAATAAATCTTTAAAAGAAGCTACAAAAGATGTTATACAACACAAACTCACAGAACTTGGAGGAACTGGAGGTATTGTTGCTTTAGACAAAAATGGAAATATGTCTTTTGAATTTAATACTGCAGGAATGTACAGAGCTTCAATGAATGATAAAGGTGAATTAATTCTAAAAATTTACAAAGAATAA
- the amaB gene encoding L-piperidine-6-carboxylate dehydrogenase, with protein sequence MTDFGMKEALLELGLKDINDGTSTGSNNFSNGEIIESYSPVDGKLIGKVKSTTKEDYEKVMESATKAFLSFRNMPAPQRGEIVRQFGNKLREKKEALGKLVSYEMGKSYQEGLGEVQEMIDICDFAVGLSRQLNGQTIPSERPGHVMREQWHPIGVVGIISAFNFPVAVWAWNTALAWICGDVCVWKGSEKAPLCTVACQNIIAEILKENNLPEGISCIINGDYKVGEMMTTDTRVPLVSATGSTRMGRIVGATVAQRFGKSLLELGGNNAIIITPTADLKVVVPGAVFGAVGTCGQRCTSTRRLIIHESVYDKVRDAIVGAYKQIKIGNPLDETKHVGPLIDHDAVNTYLAAIEKAKAEGGNILVEGGVLKGEGYESGCYVKPAIIEAENHFEIVQHETFAPILYLMKYSGEVEDAIDKQNGVAQGLSSAIMTNELKEAEKFLSYAGSDCGIANVNIGTSGAEIGGAFGGEKETGGGRESGSDAWKVYMRRQTNTVNYSDELPLAQGIKFDL encoded by the coding sequence ATGACAGACTTTGGAATGAAAGAAGCCTTATTAGAACTAGGTTTAAAAGACATAAATGATGGAACTTCTACAGGTTCAAACAATTTTTCTAATGGAGAAATCATAGAAAGTTATTCACCTGTTGATGGAAAGTTGATTGGAAAAGTAAAATCAACGACAAAAGAAGACTACGAAAAGGTGATGGAATCTGCTACAAAAGCATTTTTATCATTTAGAAATATGCCAGCTCCACAAAGAGGAGAAATTGTACGTCAGTTTGGTAATAAATTAAGAGAAAAGAAAGAAGCACTTGGTAAATTAGTTTCTTATGAAATGGGAAAAAGTTACCAAGAAGGTTTAGGAGAAGTACAAGAAATGATCGATATCTGCGATTTTGCAGTTGGATTATCTCGTCAATTAAACGGACAAACAATTCCGTCTGAACGCCCAGGACATGTTATGAGAGAACAATGGCATCCAATAGGAGTTGTTGGTATTATCTCTGCATTTAACTTTCCGGTTGCAGTTTGGGCTTGGAACACAGCTTTAGCGTGGATTTGTGGTGATGTTTGTGTTTGGAAAGGTTCTGAAAAAGCACCTTTATGTACGGTTGCTTGTCAGAATATAATTGCAGAAATTTTAAAAGAAAATAATTTACCAGAAGGAATCTCTTGTATTATAAATGGAGATTACAAAGTTGGTGAAATGATGACTACAGATACTAGAGTTCCTTTAGTTTCTGCTACAGGATCTACAAGAATGGGACGAATTGTTGGCGCAACTGTTGCACAACGTTTTGGAAAATCTTTATTAGAGTTAGGTGGAAACAATGCAATTATTATTACACCAACTGCAGATTTAAAAGTAGTGGTTCCAGGAGCAGTTTTTGGAGCAGTTGGAACTTGTGGGCAACGTTGTACATCTACAAGAAGATTAATAATTCATGAATCTGTGTATGATAAAGTAAGAGATGCAATTGTTGGTGCTTACAAACAAATTAAAATAGGAAATCCTTTAGATGAAACAAAACATGTTGGTCCATTAATTGATCACGATGCTGTAAACACCTATTTAGCTGCAATTGAAAAAGCAAAAGCAGAAGGCGGAAATATATTAGTAGAAGGTGGAGTTTTAAAAGGAGAGGGTTACGAATCTGGTTGTTATGTAAAACCAGCAATTATTGAAGCTGAAAACCACTTTGAAATAGTACAACATGAAACTTTTGCGCCAATTTTATATTTAATGAAATATTCTGGAGAAGTAGAAGACGCTATTGATAAACAAAATGGTGTTGCTCAAGGATTATCTTCTGCAATTATGACCAATGAATTAAAAGAAGCGGAAAAGTTCTTGTCTTATGCAGGTTCAGATTGTGGAATTGCAAATGTAAATATTGGTACTTCTGGCGCAGAAATTGGTGGTGCTTTTGGAGGAGAAAAAGAAACGGGTGGAGGTAGAGAATCTGGTTCTGATGCTTGGAAAGTATATATGCGTAGACAAACAAATACCGTTAATTATTCTGATGAATTACCTTTAGCACAAGGAATAAAGTTTGATTTATAA
- a CDS encoding beta-1,3-glucanase family protein encodes MKLKIVNNRDANQDLHLLLTGDNQKGISGIIPNKSVQLSSLLAKNPNLEIDIESIKGARLYVGYGAFPSDDAPLPDGDQYYGWIEFTKKASGTEVWLNLSNVDITGLPLILSGTDTAKKAFTLGYKKSITDIISLMKTAALKPASDKNPAYITCKTGQIKIVGPNGSPDSFPSYDKYINDLSTNKAPLIITSDTPKGGSAKVFTGSFMNAKKESEVMISLVSAEGDTFEVLKSQFTTEICYRCDGGTLIYNKATVDQNQSPQDSNDKMYANSTFRNILIGINEGYFKTEGPNISIDFPGEVPFSTGQGSDYAKVLHENSNSYGFPYADSNLKVLITALPSETITMTICKDTEAKGYNDNTNDSPNQPTSGKFQFGIGTKSSGLGMITIGGWRYPADDSGAYGGFLPTLSEWTKMNFEGPDKFIWIKTTGNGFVVADNCFNTGAPTYNSDNVLIWGSEVKWNTGTNSPAKPTS; translated from the coding sequence ATGAAATTAAAAATAGTAAATAACAGAGATGCTAATCAAGATTTGCATTTATTATTAACAGGAGATAATCAAAAAGGAATTAGTGGAATTATACCTAATAAATCTGTACAATTAAGCAGTTTATTAGCTAAAAACCCTAATTTAGAAATAGACATTGAAAGTATAAAAGGAGCTAGATTATATGTTGGTTATGGTGCTTTTCCTTCAGATGACGCACCTTTACCTGATGGTGATCAATACTATGGTTGGATAGAGTTTACTAAAAAAGCTAGCGGAACAGAGGTTTGGTTAAACCTTTCAAATGTTGATATAACAGGACTTCCATTAATTTTATCAGGTACAGATACTGCAAAAAAAGCTTTCACATTAGGATATAAAAAATCGATAACAGATATTATTTCTTTAATGAAAACGGCTGCATTAAAACCAGCTTCTGATAAAAACCCAGCATATATTACTTGTAAAACAGGACAGATTAAAATAGTTGGCCCAAATGGATCTCCAGATAGTTTTCCTTCTTATGATAAATATATAAATGATTTAAGCACAAATAAAGCTCCATTGATAATAACTTCTGATACTCCAAAAGGAGGTTCTGCTAAAGTATTTACAGGAAGTTTTATGAATGCCAAAAAAGAATCGGAAGTAATGATATCTTTAGTAAGTGCAGAAGGCGATACTTTTGAAGTATTAAAAAGTCAGTTTACAACAGAAATATGTTATAGATGTGATGGAGGAACTTTAATTTATAACAAAGCAACAGTAGATCAAAATCAATCTCCTCAAGATTCTAATGATAAAATGTATGCAAATTCTACATTTCGAAATATTTTGATAGGAATAAATGAAGGTTATTTTAAAACAGAAGGACCAAATATTAGTATCGATTTTCCTGGAGAAGTTCCATTCTCAACTGGTCAAGGAAGTGATTACGCAAAAGTTTTACATGAAAATTCTAATTCATATGGTTTTCCATATGCAGATTCTAACTTAAAAGTATTAATTACTGCATTACCTTCTGAGACTATAACAATGACTATTTGTAAAGACACAGAGGCAAAAGGTTATAATGATAATACAAATGACTCTCCAAATCAACCAACTTCAGGTAAGTTTCAATTCGGAATTGGAACTAAAAGTTCTGGACTTGGAATGATTACTATTGGTGGTTGGAGATATCCAGCTGATGATTCTGGTGCTTATGGAGGTTTCTTACCTACTTTAAGTGAATGGACAAAAATGAACTTTGAAGGTCCTGATAAGTTTATTTGGATTAAAACGACAGGTAATGGTTTTGTTGTTGCTGATAATTGTTTTAATACTGGTGCACCAACTTATAATAGTGATAATGTATTAATCTGGGGATCAGAAGTGAAATGGAATACAGGAACTAATTCTCCTGCTAAACCAACAAGTTAA
- a CDS encoding RNA polymerase sigma factor, which produces MSKELNFLILKSKKGNQRAQIKLYDLFCEAMFFISCRYLKNEEEAKDAMQDAFLKAFLNLESYKEDTSFGSWLKKIVINTCIDVLKKKKIETISLDNYPLEVLDDNDWNFDVRIDKKEIIEAIESLKIKYQLVVKLYLIDGYDHTEISEILDIPEKTSRTQLRRGKMELRNLLKT; this is translated from the coding sequence ATGTCTAAAGAACTTAACTTTTTAATTTTAAAAAGCAAAAAAGGAAATCAAAGAGCTCAAATAAAGCTTTATGACTTGTTTTGTGAAGCGATGTTTTTTATTTCTTGTAGATATCTTAAAAATGAAGAGGAAGCAAAAGACGCTATGCAAGATGCTTTTTTAAAAGCCTTTTTAAATTTAGAATCCTATAAAGAAGATACGAGTTTTGGTTCTTGGTTAAAGAAAATAGTTATTAATACTTGTATCGATGTATTAAAAAAGAAAAAAATAGAAACCATTTCTTTAGATAATTATCCTTTAGAAGTTTTAGACGATAATGATTGGAATTTTGATGTAAGAATTGATAAAAAAGAGATTATTGAGGCAATTGAAAGTCTAAAAATTAAATATCAATTGGTCGTTAAACTTTATTTAATAGATGGTTATGATCATACAGAAATATCAGAGATATTAGATATTCCCGAAAAGACTTCTAGAACACAATTAAGGAGAGGGAAAATGGAACTCAGAAATCTTCTAAAAACTTAA
- a CDS encoding DUF1800 domain-containing protein: MKSAHIQHLYNRVGFGITPKELARLSKKSKKNVVNELFNSSKKTTTLEVDTSFLKGKTYSDFKSKEKRKELQKINRKKVKEFSTAWFQRLNNPTEILREKMTLFWTNHFVCESKNILFVESYNNMLRKNALGDFGDFTKTVSKEAAMLGYLNNKQNKKKSPNENFARELMELFTLGQDQYTEQDIKESARSFTGYNHKFKGEFYFKQKHHDENEKTFFGKTGNFNGDDIIDIILQQKQCARFISEKIYSYFVNENINKKHIDEMVNVFYKDYNIEELMRFVLLSKWFYDDENVGTKIKSPIEFLIGINTIVPYKIEKPKQILLVQKLLGQVLISQPNVAGWQTGRNWIDSNTIVTRLRLPSVLLNNAEIAYSEKGDEETMITNFKKRKLRRNAFIKVTADWSSFEENYKNESNKELVHLIITSKVNKGTAEMLERNQQLSKRDFVVQLMSLPEYQLC, translated from the coding sequence ATGAAATCAGCACATATACAGCATTTATATAATAGAGTTGGTTTTGGTATTACGCCAAAAGAACTTGCTCGTTTATCTAAAAAGAGTAAAAAAAATGTAGTTAACGAGTTGTTTAATTCTTCTAAGAAAACAACTACTTTAGAGGTTGATACTTCTTTTTTGAAGGGTAAAACGTATTCAGATTTTAAAAGCAAAGAGAAGCGGAAAGAACTTCAGAAAATAAATAGAAAAAAAGTAAAAGAATTTTCTACAGCTTGGTTTCAAAGATTAAATAATCCTACGGAAATTTTACGTGAAAAAATGACCTTATTCTGGACAAACCATTTTGTTTGCGAAAGTAAAAACATCTTATTTGTGGAGAGTTATAATAATATGTTGCGTAAAAATGCTTTGGGGGATTTTGGCGATTTCACAAAAACAGTTTCTAAGGAAGCTGCAATGCTTGGCTATTTAAACAACAAACAGAATAAGAAAAAAAGTCCGAATGAGAATTTTGCTCGCGAATTAATGGAGCTTTTTACCTTGGGGCAAGATCAATATACAGAACAAGATATTAAAGAATCTGCACGCTCTTTTACAGGATATAATCATAAGTTTAAAGGTGAATTTTACTTTAAACAAAAACATCATGATGAAAACGAAAAAACCTTTTTCGGTAAAACAGGTAACTTTAATGGTGATGATATTATAGATATTATCCTTCAACAAAAACAGTGTGCACGTTTTATATCAGAAAAAATTTACAGCTATTTTGTAAATGAAAACATCAATAAAAAACATATTGATGAAATGGTTAATGTATTTTATAAAGACTATAATATTGAAGAATTAATGCGTTTTGTGTTGCTTTCAAAATGGTTTTATGACGATGAAAACGTAGGAACTAAAATAAAATCGCCCATTGAATTTTTAATTGGAATCAATACAATTGTGCCTTATAAAATAGAAAAACCAAAACAAATTTTACTCGTTCAAAAATTATTAGGACAAGTATTAATTAGTCAGCCAAATGTTGCTGGTTGGCAAACAGGAAGAAATTGGATTGACAGTAATACCATTGTTACACGTTTACGTTTGCCTTCTGTATTGTTGAATAATGCTGAAATTGCATATTCAGAAAAAGGTGATGAAGAAACAATGATTACTAATTTTAAGAAAAGAAAATTAAGAAGAAATGCTTTTATAAAAGTTACTGCAGATTGGAGTTCTTTTGAAGAGAATTATAAAAATGAATCCAATAAAGAATTGGTGCATCTAATAATTACATCAAAAGTAAATAAAGGAACGGCAGAAATGTTAGAAAGAAATCAGCAATTGTCTAAACGAGATTTTGTTGTACAATTAATGAGTTTACCTGAATATCAACTTTGCTAA
- a CDS encoding DUF1501 domain-containing protein, which translates to MKRRDFLKQSTFASGMFFVPQFLKAFENNPMKPFSHKKVVIIQLKGGNDGLNTVVPFNNDIYYQQRNNIAIKQNDLFKISDEVGLHKSLQPLQKLYDKGFVSIINNVGYPNPNLSHFRSTDIWQTASDSNEYLQNGWVGRYLDYTKGNPYNAIEVDESLSLMMKGKTQNGLAITDPKLFYNSMKAPFFNNVVSNYNDAHLSEHNLGYLYNTMIDAKSSAKHIYEKSSTKSTSAEYPKNLFGKQLKTISQFINSGLETQVFYAGLSGFDTHANQANPQERLLKIYAETLAVFVDDLQKNNTFDDVLILTFSEFGRRVKQNESKGTDHGTANNVFVMGKNLKKQGLYNNLPDLGNLDKNGNLKYEIDFREIYATILDKWLAVDDVAILNKSFSKLDFV; encoded by the coding sequence ATGAAACGTAGAGATTTTTTAAAACAGTCAACTTTTGCTTCAGGAATGTTTTTTGTGCCTCAATTTTTAAAGGCATTTGAGAATAACCCAATGAAACCTTTTAGTCATAAAAAAGTAGTTATCATTCAGTTAAAAGGAGGTAATGATGGTTTAAATACTGTTGTTCCTTTCAACAACGATATTTATTATCAGCAAAGAAATAATATCGCCATAAAACAAAACGATTTATTTAAGATTTCTGATGAAGTTGGGCTTCATAAAAGCTTACAACCTTTACAGAAATTATATGATAAAGGCTTTGTTAGCATCATAAATAATGTTGGGTATCCGAATCCTAATTTATCACATTTTAGATCTACAGATATTTGGCAAACTGCCAGTGATAGTAATGAATATTTACAAAACGGTTGGGTGGGGCGTTATTTAGATTATACCAAAGGAAACCCTTACAATGCTATTGAAGTTGATGAAAGTTTGTCTTTAATGATGAAAGGAAAAACGCAAAATGGGTTGGCAATTACAGATCCAAAATTGTTTTATAATTCTATGAAAGCACCGTTTTTTAACAACGTGGTTAGCAATTATAATGATGCACATTTAAGCGAACATAACTTAGGGTATTTGTACAATACAATGATTGATGCAAAATCATCTGCAAAACACATTTACGAAAAAAGTAGTACAAAAAGTACGTCCGCAGAATACCCGAAAAACTTGTTTGGAAAACAATTAAAAACCATTTCTCAATTTATAAATTCCGGCTTAGAAACTCAAGTGTTTTATGCAGGTTTAAGTGGTTTTGATACACATGCAAATCAGGCAAACCCACAAGAACGATTATTAAAAATATACGCTGAAACTTTAGCTGTTTTTGTAGATGATTTACAAAAAAATAATACGTTTGATGATGTGCTAATTCTTACATTTTCAGAGTTTGGAAGACGTGTAAAGCAAAATGAATCTAAAGGAACCGATCATGGTACAGCAAATAATGTTTTTGTGATGGGAAAAAACTTAAAGAAACAAGGTTTGTATAATAATTTACCAGATTTAGGAAACTTAGATAAAAACGGTAATCTTAAATATGAGATAGATTTTAGAGAGATTTACGCGACTATTTTAGATAAATGGTTAGCTGTAGATGATGTCGCTATTTTGAATAAATCGTTTTCTAAATTAGATTTTGTTTAG
- a CDS encoding ATP-binding protein, with protein MINKRLLIKNLLSHNDENSFYDKKQEISLSSKDGKAKFLKHICALSNSNPENNSYIVIGIEDEENKIIGVDFFDDSKIQNLVNAYLKNPPKIEYENVPFPRLPRHKVIGLVTIHPNNKVTSLLKNAWKYKKGSIFYRRGSNSMHTSLNYELRNTNKEIVDAIEKNARNNIELTLDGVFDFIKNHKPEFTPQYKVFNEQFVLCWAGEKKIINGEEYLSRVDIELINEQVKLFFSALDEVQISYNKHSFIITEYIYLGIEKKEELYPLEKTIINFKDNGKHNIVNEFLFVPPKLDVDIMFRIYENCKSIIKKIEGEIPLSTLEQEAILRLPTNCLICFLHGFVDAATLLLQAKNYLRNLEDKTTYIKYKEAMRVIRKVKYN; from the coding sequence ATGATAAACAAACGCTTACTTATTAAAAACCTACTTTCTCACAACGATGAGAATAGTTTTTATGATAAAAAGCAAGAAATATCATTAAGTTCTAAGGATGGAAAAGCGAAGTTTCTAAAACATATTTGTGCGCTTTCTAACTCAAATCCAGAAAACAATTCTTACATCGTTATTGGTATTGAAGATGAAGAAAATAAAATTATTGGTGTCGATTTTTTTGATGACAGTAAGATTCAGAATCTAGTAAATGCGTATTTAAAGAATCCACCAAAAATTGAATATGAAAATGTGCCTTTTCCAAGATTACCGCGTCATAAAGTAATTGGGTTGGTAACTATTCATCCTAATAATAAAGTTACTTCTCTTTTAAAAAACGCTTGGAAATATAAAAAAGGAAGTATTTTTTATAGAAGAGGAAGTAACTCTATGCATACTTCTTTGAATTATGAATTACGAAATACCAACAAAGAGATTGTTGATGCCATTGAAAAAAATGCACGTAATAATATAGAACTGACTTTAGATGGTGTTTTCGATTTTATAAAAAATCACAAGCCAGAATTTACGCCACAATACAAAGTTTTTAACGAGCAATTTGTGTTGTGTTGGGCAGGAGAAAAGAAAATTATAAATGGTGAAGAATATTTATCTAGAGTAGATATCGAATTGATAAACGAGCAAGTAAAATTGTTTTTTTCTGCTTTAGATGAAGTACAAATTAGTTATAACAAGCATTCATTTATTATCACTGAATATATTTATTTAGGCATCGAAAAGAAAGAGGAATTGTATCCATTAGAAAAAACAATTATCAATTTTAAAGACAATGGAAAGCACAATATTGTAAATGAATTCTTATTTGTTCCGCCAAAGTTAGATGTAGATATTATGTTTCGTATTTACGAAAATTGTAAATCTATTATAAAGAAAATTGAAGGTGAAATTCCACTTTCTACATTAGAACAAGAAGCTATTTTACGTTTGCCAACAAACTGTCTTATTTGCTTTTTACATGGCTTTGTTGATGCTGCAACACTACTATTGCAAGCAAAAAATTACTTAAGGAATTTAGAAGATAAAACGACGTATATCAAGTATAAAGAAGCAATGCGTGTTATTAGAAAAGTGAAGTATAATTAA
- a CDS encoding aldo/keto reductase — MSTSKIIIGCMSWGKWGKQFSTKEQVDMIQFCIENGNSTFDHADIYGDYSTEAQFGKAFLESGIKREEIQLISKCGIQLVGEARDNKLKHYNYSKEYIIWSVEQSLINLKTDYLDTFLLHRPSPLMQPNEIAEAISELQKSGKIINFGVSNFTPSQVDLIADKIDVSGNQIEFSLTNHIAMHNGSLDQMLQKSMQPMCWSPLGSIFRHETPQSLRIKEILNVLSEKYAVSDDALLLAWILKHPAKVSPVIGTTNKERILNANKALEINLDLEDWFLLLEASKGEEMP; from the coding sequence ATGTCAACATCAAAAATAATAATTGGTTGTATGTCTTGGGGAAAATGGGGAAAACAGTTTTCTACCAAAGAACAAGTTGATATGATTCAGTTTTGCATAGAAAATGGAAATTCAACATTTGATCATGCAGATATTTATGGCGATTATTCTACAGAGGCTCAATTTGGAAAAGCGTTTTTAGAAAGTGGAATTAAGCGTGAAGAAATTCAGTTAATTTCTAAATGTGGTATCCAACTTGTTGGAGAAGCTAGAGACAACAAATTAAAACATTATAATTATTCGAAAGAATATATAATTTGGAGTGTAGAACAATCTCTAATAAACTTAAAAACCGATTATTTAGATACTTTTTTATTGCACAGACCAAGTCCGTTGATGCAACCTAATGAAATTGCTGAGGCTATTTCTGAATTACAAAAAAGTGGAAAAATCATCAATTTTGGAGTATCAAACTTTACGCCTTCTCAAGTTGATTTAATTGCTGATAAAATTGATGTTTCAGGAAATCAAATTGAGTTTTCGTTAACGAATCATATTGCAATGCATAATGGTAGTTTAGATCAAATGCTTCAGAAAAGTATGCAACCAATGTGTTGGAGTCCTTTAGGAAGCATTTTTAGACACGAAACTCCTCAATCTTTAAGAATAAAAGAAATTTTAAATGTATTATCAGAAAAATATGCAGTTTCTGATGATGCACTTTTATTAGCATGGATTTTAAAACATCCTGCAAAAGTTTCTCCAGTTATTGGAACCACAAATAAAGAACGAATTCTAAACGCAAACAAAGCTTTAGAAATTAATTTAGATTTAGAAGATTGGTTTCTACTTTTAGAAGCTAGCAAAGGAGAAGAAATGCCATAA